CTGCATCTCCATGACCCAGCGGTGGCCGTCCTTGCGCCATTGCGAGACGAGACCGCCGGTGAAGGCCGCCCCCTCCCAGGACCGTACCTCGAAGGTGACGTGCGGCGGTTCGATGGCGATGAGGTTGTAGGCGTTGGCCTCGTTGCGCAGCCGCGTGGAGGTCGCGGTGGAGGCCTGGGCGACCAGGATGGAACGGGCAACCTGGGTGTGGTGGGTCATGATGTCGCCCGAATAGGCGCGGTGCAGGTGCCCGGCCAGCAGCAGGTCCACCCCGCAGCTTTCCAGCGCCGGCAGGGCCAGCTTGTGCCGCCCGACCAGCTTGGTCTTCGGCGCGTCCGGCGGCGGCAGGAAGGGGTGATGGGTGAACAGCACCTTGAAGACGGTGTCGGGCACCTCGCAGAACACCTCGCGCACGCGCTTGATCTGGGCCTTGTTCATGCGCCCTTCGGAAAAATCCGTGATGACCGAGCGCGCCGTGTTGATCCCCAGCACGGCGATTTCCGAATCGATGTGGAAGGGGCTGAGGTCGGTGGTGATGTAGCGCTTGTAGTTGCCGAACGGATCGAGGAAGCGGCGCACCACATTGTAGACCGGGATGTCGTGGTTGCCCGGCACGACCAGATAGGGGAAGGGCAGCTTCTCCAGGAAGGCCCGCGCCTCCAGGAAATGGCGGGCCTTGGCGCGCTGGACCAGATCGCCGGAGATGACGATCAGGTCGGGCCGCGCCGCCGTCAGGTCGGCCAGCAGGCCGTGGACCACCAGCGGGTCGATCCGCCCGAAATGCAGGTCCGAGATGTGGGCAAGCTTCTTCACGACACCTCCCTGACGATCTCTCCGGTCACGCGCCGTCCGCCGTTTTATCCCCTTCGGCGACCGCCTTGGGCATCAGGACCTTCAGCGCCTTGTGACGGATGCGGTAGTTCAGCGGCGGCTCCATCTGCAGGATTTCGCCGTCGTTGACCATCTTCAGCCGGCGGCGCCGGCTGTGCACCGTCAGTTGCGTGGCCGTCAGCGTTTCCAACTCCTCATCCTGCTGCCAGGTTCCGAGCATGGTGCGCCCCATCAGCCGCAGAAGCCCCCAGGGGTCGCGCTGCCGCGCCACATAGACGCCGAGCTTGCCGGAATCGAGCCGGTCGCGGCGCAGGAGCATGCTGCCCGCCTCGCCATCGAAGGGGTTGTTGGAGACGACGAGAATCGGGGTGCGCACCCGGCGCGGCCCGTCGCCCCAGTCGATCCGCACGTCAAGCAGGGGCAGGCGGCGGAAGGTGCGGACCATGGCGAGCGCCATCGCCGGCCATTTCAGCAGGCGGTGCCGCTTGCGCTTCTCCTCGCGCTCCTGCACCACCTGGGGGTAGAAGCCGAGGACGGAGCTGTTCAGGTAGACCTCGCCGTTCACCTCCGCCACGTCGATGCTGCTCACATCGCCGGCGGCCAGGGCCTCGTACGCCTCGTCGAGGTCCAGCGGCGTCTTCAGGTCGCGCGCCAGCAGGTTCATCGTGCCGAGCGGCAGGATGCCCAGGATCTTGCCGGTGGGCAGGATCATGTTGACCGCGGTGTGGATGGTCCCGTCGCCGCCGCCCACGATGACCAGCTCCGCGTCGGAGTCGATCGCCTTGCGGATTTCCGACGCGCAGTCGGCCGGCTCCACCGCGGTCAGCGACACCTCCGCCCCGTGCCGCTCGAAGGCGTTGCGGATCGCCGCCACCGTGTCGTCGATCGGCTGGCCGGCCAGCGTTCCCGCGGACCGGTTGAGGATGATGGCCGTCTTGCGGCCCGGTCCCTCCTGACGTGACGCTTGCGCTGCTGAGGCTGCCATCATCGAACTGTCCCGCTCATGACTGTGGGTGCGGCAACGGCTGAGGCCGGGGCGGTGTTCCGCGACGCTGCGCTGCGAAACCGCGGTTTGACACGCCGCCCGCCACCCGTATCATCGCTCGAAACCGATAAATTCGCCCAACAAACGAACAAATGGAAACGACCGGAACCATGAGCGACCCCGCCGAGATCCAGTTCGCCGAGATCCTGTTCGAACGCCGCGGCTCCATCGGGCTGGTGACGCTGAACCGCCCGAAGGCGCTGAACGCCCTGACGCTTGGCATGATCCGCCTGTTCGATCC
The window above is part of the Azospirillum sp. TSH58 genome. Proteins encoded here:
- a CDS encoding diacylglycerol kinase family protein, which produces MMAASAAQASRQEGPGRKTAIILNRSAGTLAGQPIDDTVAAIRNAFERHGAEVSLTAVEPADCASEIRKAIDSDAELVIVGGGDGTIHTAVNMILPTGKILGILPLGTMNLLARDLKTPLDLDEAYEALAAGDVSSIDVAEVNGEVYLNSSVLGFYPQVVQEREEKRKRHRLLKWPAMALAMVRTFRRLPLLDVRIDWGDGPRRVRTPILVVSNNPFDGEAGSMLLRRDRLDSGKLGVYVARQRDPWGLLRLMGRTMLGTWQQDEELETLTATQLTVHSRRRRLKMVNDGEILQMEPPLNYRIRHKALKVLMPKAVAEGDKTADGA
- a CDS encoding metallophosphoesterase, with the translated sequence MKKLAHISDLHFGRIDPLVVHGLLADLTAARPDLIVISGDLVQRAKARHFLEARAFLEKLPFPYLVVPGNHDIPVYNVVRRFLDPFGNYKRYITTDLSPFHIDSEIAVLGINTARSVITDFSEGRMNKAQIKRVREVFCEVPDTVFKVLFTHHPFLPPPDAPKTKLVGRHKLALPALESCGVDLLLAGHLHRAYSGDIMTHHTQVARSILVAQASTATSTRLRNEANAYNLIAIEPPHVTFEVRSWEGAAFTGGLVSQWRKDGHRWVMEMQDSGFRPVSGAA